The following proteins are co-located in the Parafannyhessea umbonata genome:
- a CDS encoding pyridoxamine 5'-phosphate oxidase family protein, with amino-acid sequence MADINDVYRFFKSESPTYFLATEEGGQPRVRPFGTVDLFEGRLYIQTGKKKDVYRQLLANPRAEICGVKGGDWWRVSGELVPDDRVEAKRHMLDAYPALRKMYDENDDNTIVLYFKNATARFSSMVGRPAETVEF; translated from the coding sequence ATGGCGGACATCAACGACGTGTACAGGTTCTTCAAGAGCGAGTCGCCCACGTACTTCCTCGCGACGGAGGAGGGCGGGCAGCCGCGCGTTCGCCCGTTTGGCACGGTCGACCTCTTTGAGGGCAGGCTCTACATCCAGACCGGCAAGAAGAAGGACGTCTACCGCCAGCTGCTGGCCAACCCCAGGGCGGAGATCTGCGGCGTCAAGGGCGGAGACTGGTGGCGCGTCTCGGGCGAGCTCGTGCCGGACGATCGCGTGGAGGCCAAGCGCCACATGCTGGACGCCTACCCGGCGCTGCGCAAGATGTATGACGAGAACGACGACAACACCATCGTCCTGTACTTCAAGAACGCGACAGCCCGCTTTAGCTCCATGGTGGGAAGGCCTGCGGAGACCGTGGAGTTCTAG
- a CDS encoding ABC transporter ATP-binding protein — translation MGAVTKEREATMGRPYRTMEPSGEPAALELRHVAKGFDDFAVRDVCLSVPCGSVVGLVGRNGAGKTTLMRLALGTARPDRGSVVLFGQDVTAAGQEAHARARMRTATVAAVCPYPGYLTIGEVATVYTLSYPTFDHAAFEALLDRMDIMHQPEGAHRPVSAGLRVGDLSRGQGMKLQLAACLATGADLLVLDEPTAGLDPIVRDELLQMLREHMAAHPDCSVLVSSHITGDLERLADYIVIVDEGQVILSAEKDELTDVMGVARLLPAQLERVLDEGIVPRGELRVREDGLAGASEVLVPDRAAFVRAYPDMVCDRAAIEDVMRLVVLGRSL, via the coding sequence ATGGGCGCGGTAACGAAGGAACGCGAGGCGACCATGGGGCGTCCGTACCGCACCATGGAGCCGTCCGGCGAACCCGCAGCGTTGGAGCTGCGCCACGTTGCAAAAGGCTTTGACGACTTTGCCGTGCGGGATGTCTGCCTTTCGGTTCCCTGCGGCTCAGTCGTGGGACTCGTGGGAAGAAACGGTGCCGGCAAGACGACGCTCATGCGCCTGGCACTTGGCACGGCGAGGCCTGACAGGGGCTCTGTTGTGCTGTTTGGACAAGACGTGACTGCGGCGGGGCAGGAGGCGCACGCTCGGGCGCGCATGCGTACGGCCACGGTCGCGGCCGTGTGCCCGTATCCCGGCTATCTCACGATTGGCGAGGTAGCGACCGTGTACACGCTTTCGTACCCGACGTTCGACCACGCCGCGTTCGAGGCTCTTCTCGACCGCATGGACATCATGCACCAACCCGAGGGCGCGCACCGGCCGGTCTCGGCGGGGTTGCGCGTGGGCGACCTCTCGCGCGGGCAAGGCATGAAGCTGCAGCTTGCGGCATGTCTTGCCACGGGTGCGGACCTGCTGGTACTGGATGAGCCCACGGCTGGCCTTGACCCCATCGTTCGCGACGAGCTGCTGCAGATGCTGCGCGAGCACATGGCCGCGCATCCGGATTGCTCCGTGTTGGTGTCGTCTCACATCACGGGCGATTTGGAGCGCCTGGCAGATTACATCGTGATTGTGGACGAGGGACAGGTAATCCTTTCGGCCGAGAAGGATGAGCTTACCGACGTGATGGGCGTGGCGCGGCTGCTGCCCGCCCAACTGGAGCGCGTGCTGGACGAGGGGATTGTGCCGCGCGGGGAACTGCGCGTGCGCGAAGACGGGCTTGCCGGTGCGAGCGAGGTGCTGGTGCCCGACCGCGCTGCGTTCGTTCGCGCGTACCCCGACATGGTGTGCGACCGTGCTGCGATAGAAGACGTGATGCGGCTGGTCGTCCTGGGAAGGAGCCTGTGA
- a CDS encoding GntR family transcriptional regulator: MQIVISNSSDKPIYEQVASQVRSLIMSGELVAGQQLPSIRALAAELRISAITTKRAYADLEAQGFICTVPGKGSYVAGDNLELLREERLRQVEASLAKAVEDARLAGIGKEELHEMLDLELEEERWAR; this comes from the coding sequence GTGCAGATTGTCATATCGAACTCTTCGGACAAGCCGATTTACGAGCAGGTGGCGTCGCAAGTTCGCTCGCTCATCATGTCTGGCGAGCTTGTGGCCGGCCAACAGCTGCCATCAATCCGCGCACTGGCAGCAGAGCTGCGCATAAGCGCAATCACCACAAAGCGTGCGTATGCGGACCTTGAGGCCCAGGGTTTCATCTGTACCGTGCCCGGCAAGGGGAGTTACGTGGCGGGGGACAACCTTGAGCTGCTGCGCGAGGAGCGCCTGCGGCAGGTTGAGGCGTCGCTCGCGAAGGCCGTGGAGGACGCACGCCTGGCAGGCATCGGGAAGGAAGAGCTGCACGAGATGCTCGACCTCGAGCTGGAGGAGGAGCGATGGGCGCGGTAA
- a CDS encoding AAA family ATPase, with amino-acid sequence MATLDNPFTPGFGQVPPFMAGRRYVIENIEDAFVNGPGDPNLTTIFTGARGTGKTTLLTLLADEAEERGWITARVSSVPGMLEDILQQAARSGSHLLAQEQKARINSIGIGGVASLGWEYADRNNAGKNWRSRLTSLLDELEPHGVGLVITIDELQSEFDEMVQLASVYQHLIAEGRRISLLAAGLPYQVSRVLNDKSISFLRRAARHQLTRIPDSDIRVALKETIEAGGKQITDEALFAATRAIDGFPFMMQLVGYRMWPKSNGNRIDLNAAKRGIEAARYEMRSNILETTYMELSDGDLAFVKAMLPDKDVSLTADIANRMGKSTGYAAQYRRRLLEEGVIGERGRGKVGFELPGWRDFALEKLEEEDF; translated from the coding sequence ATGGCCACTCTCGATAACCCGTTCACGCCCGGATTCGGACAAGTGCCACCCTTCATGGCAGGTCGCCGTTACGTAATAGAGAACATCGAGGACGCATTCGTAAACGGACCCGGCGACCCCAACCTGACGACCATCTTCACCGGTGCCAGAGGTACTGGAAAAACCACACTTCTCACCCTTCTTGCAGACGAGGCGGAGGAGCGTGGGTGGATTACCGCGCGCGTCTCATCGGTCCCCGGCATGCTCGAGGATATCCTTCAACAAGCTGCCAGATCTGGCTCGCACCTTCTTGCGCAGGAGCAGAAGGCGCGAATCAACTCTATCGGCATCGGTGGCGTTGCATCCTTGGGATGGGAGTACGCCGACCGCAATAATGCAGGTAAAAACTGGAGGTCCCGCCTGACCTCACTTTTGGACGAGCTGGAGCCACACGGTGTCGGCCTTGTCATCACAATCGACGAACTTCAATCCGAGTTCGACGAGATGGTGCAGCTCGCCTCCGTCTACCAGCACCTCATTGCAGAGGGCAGAAGAATCTCGCTCCTTGCAGCCGGTCTTCCCTACCAGGTGTCGCGCGTGCTTAACGACAAGTCAATATCCTTCCTCAGAAGAGCGGCTCGCCATCAGCTTACGCGCATTCCCGACAGCGACATCCGCGTCGCACTCAAAGAGACCATCGAAGCGGGAGGCAAGCAGATAACTGACGAGGCGCTGTTTGCCGCAACACGCGCAATCGACGGCTTCCCTTTCATGATGCAGCTGGTGGGATACCGTATGTGGCCAAAGAGCAACGGCAACCGCATTGACCTCAACGCCGCCAAAAGGGGCATCGAGGCGGCAAGGTACGAGATGCGGTCCAATATACTGGAGACCACCTACATGGAGCTTTCCGATGGCGACCTCGCCTTCGTGAAAGCGATGCTCCCAGACAAGGATGTAAGCTTGACCGCCGACATTGCAAATCGCATGGGCAAGAGCACGGGCTATGCGGCGCAGTACAGAAGACGTCTCCTCGAGGAAGGAGTCATCGGGGAGCGCGGACGTGGCAAGGTTGGTTTCGAGCTGCCGGGATGGCGCGACTTCGCCCTAGAGAAGCTCGAGGAAGAGGACTTCTAG